A section of the Leptospira semungkisensis genome encodes:
- a CDS encoding synaptic vesicle VAT-1 family membrane protein, with the protein MLHFFLQEERIHSSQVRTFYDTFAQAFDSISYANQNTEVFMKQIVITKKGGPEVLKVKEVSDLVPNPGEVRISVRATGLNFADIMTRMGVYPDAPKFPCVVGYEVSGVIDKISPSVDPKWLGKEVLAISKFKGQAEQVVVPLDQVFEKPKSMSFEQAAAFPVNYLTAYQILIAMGGLRSNETLLIHNAGGGVGLAALEIANHIGAETFGTASQGKHEFLKKKGLKHAIDYRNQDWKAELLKLTQGRGVDMIMDPIGGKNMKWSYQALSSTGRVALFGLSTATERGLNGKLQKIKMLFQTPIFHSFQLLLANKGVFGVNMARLWHEKRKIRLWVDDLMEGQRQGWINPHVDKVFSFKDIGEAHSYIEERKNIGKVILIP; encoded by the coding sequence ATGCTCCATTTCTTTTTACAAGAGGAACGGATTCATTCAAGTCAGGTCCGGACATTTTATGATACCTTTGCACAAGCATTCGATTCTATCTCTTATGCAAATCAAAATACAGAGGTATTCATGAAACAGATCGTAATAACAAAGAAAGGAGGCCCGGAAGTACTGAAGGTAAAAGAAGTCTCCGATCTCGTACCAAACCCCGGAGAAGTTCGCATCTCTGTTCGAGCGACCGGTTTGAATTTTGCCGATATCATGACCCGCATGGGAGTCTATCCGGACGCTCCAAAATTTCCCTGTGTGGTGGGTTACGAGGTTTCGGGAGTTATAGATAAAATTTCTCCTTCTGTCGATCCTAAATGGTTAGGCAAAGAAGTACTTGCAATTAGCAAGTTCAAGGGACAAGCAGAACAGGTAGTGGTTCCCCTGGACCAAGTATTCGAAAAACCTAAATCGATGAGTTTCGAACAGGCGGCAGCCTTTCCTGTGAACTATCTGACCGCATATCAAATACTCATCGCCATGGGAGGTTTGAGGTCCAATGAGACATTATTAATTCATAATGCAGGAGGCGGAGTTGGTTTGGCAGCATTAGAGATTGCGAATCATATCGGAGCAGAGACCTTTGGCACCGCAAGTCAGGGAAAACACGAATTCCTAAAAAAGAAAGGACTGAAACACGCAATCGATTATAGAAACCAAGATTGGAAGGCAGAACTACTTAAACTTACCCAAGGTAGAGGAGTAGACATGATCATGGATCCGATCGGAGGAAAAAACATGAAGTGGAGCTATCAAGCCTTGAGTAGTACAGGAAGGGTGGCTCTTTTCGGATTGTCCACTGCTACTGAAAGAGGACTCAACGGTAAGCTCCAAAAAATAAAGATGTTATTCCAAACTCCGATCTTCCATTCCTTTCAACTCTTACTTGCAAATAAGGGAGTGTTTGGAGTGAACATGGCTCGTCTTTGGCATGAGAAACGAAAGATCAGGCTTTGGGTAGATGACTTAATGGAAGGGCAAAGGCAAGGTTGGATCAACCCGCATGTGGACAAGGTATTCTCCTTCAAAGATATCGGAGAAGCTCATAGTTATATAGAAGAAAGAAAGAATATAGGAAAGGTGATTTTAATACCTTAA
- a CDS encoding M24 family metallopeptidase, which yields MPVETKRGILSKLSGKISRYHSESVHLPTEEEKQGFLKAQRLAYQCVTEIEKELREGWTEIQAAKRMDEFLRDHGVKVFLHRPFAWFGEHARFDGYKRYTQFHPGKKRLMPDEPFILDVSPVVEGYIGDIGYSSCLRPNAELDAGMKYLLKLREEIPKYFSSSMSSRDIWWKIDRDAKENGFDNVHSLYPFAVLGHRVYKVHLPQISFPLLPISFASWFSLQGSIEFLSHKVLPELLTPDHEGDKTGLWAIEPHFGRGKVGFKFEEILVVEKDRAYWLDEEVPHIKRARKLQEVR from the coding sequence ATGCCAGTAGAAACGAAGAGAGGGATCTTATCCAAACTTTCCGGTAAGATATCTAGATACCATTCAGAATCGGTGCATCTTCCAACGGAAGAAGAGAAGCAGGGCTTTTTAAAGGCCCAAAGACTTGCGTATCAATGCGTAACCGAGATAGAAAAAGAATTAAGAGAAGGATGGACCGAAATCCAAGCCGCGAAGCGGATGGACGAGTTCTTGAGAGATCATGGAGTAAAAGTATTCCTACATCGTCCTTTCGCTTGGTTTGGAGAACATGCTCGATTTGATGGATATAAACGTTATACGCAGTTTCATCCAGGAAAGAAGAGACTCATGCCTGATGAGCCTTTTATTCTGGATGTTTCTCCTGTTGTGGAAGGTTATATTGGAGATATAGGTTACTCATCCTGTCTTCGTCCAAATGCAGAGTTGGATGCGGGAATGAAGTATTTGTTAAAACTAAGAGAGGAGATCCCTAAGTATTTCTCTTCTTCAATGAGTTCTCGCGATATCTGGTGGAAAATAGATCGAGATGCGAAAGAGAACGGCTTTGATAATGTCCACTCCTTATATCCTTTTGCGGTTCTTGGACATAGAGTCTACAAAGTCCACCTTCCTCAAATTTCTTTTCCTCTATTGCCGATCAGCTTTGCGAGTTGGTTTTCTCTCCAGGGTTCCATAGAATTCTTAAGTCATAAGGTATTGCCTGAACTTTTGACTCCGGATCATGAAGGAGACAAGACAGGATTATGGGCCATTGAGCCTCATTTCGGTCGAGGCAAGGTAGGATTCAAGTTCGAAGAGATACTCGTTGTGGAAAAAGATAGAGCTTATTGGTTAGACGAAGAAGTTCCTCATATAAAACGAGCTAGAAAGTTACAGGAAGTCAGATGA
- the amt gene encoding ammonium transporter, with product MPKTSFDILWIILSSGLVFFMQAGFLCLESGLTRTKNSINVAIKNITDFGIATLVFYSIGFGLMFGVSFFGIIGHDFFFPEFSWEKPEIPVFFLFQLMFCGTAATIVSGAVAERMKFGAYIIVTTIISSLIYPVFGHWAWGKQLQDWNQVTGWLARLGFVDFAGSTAVHSVGGWVGLSAMMLIGNRTGKYGWDGEVRKITGHNLPLAMLGTLILWFGWIGFNGGSTLAFTPNVPNIIVNTMFAASGGMASSLIYGWIRLKYAEATLPLNGTLAGLVAITAPCHAVNSLEAILIGLVAGILMFEAGEQLDRLKLDDAVGAIPVHLVGGIWGTLAVGFFGDLSLLGTGLNRTDQILIQLLGIFSCGLLSFGVSYSLLALINRFYRLRVSPQNEYQGLNYTEHRATTELIDLFLEMEYQKQTGDLSKDLSIEPFTEVGQIAERYNLVLEKIRTNIKEKETLAHELEHNLSLIQSDLSTARKIQSGIISQEDKTSGELEIVVRYLPLNEVGGDFFDIMELRPGLTRVFLADATGHGVQAALLTMAIKAIYESLKRGIYSVTEILFHLNNEFLHTFKNLNQFFTCIVIDIDTNLNLVRYSSAGHIPQYILQGKEIHTLEKTGRIMGVIPNTKYTSSEMEFTQDSKIILFTDGLIEQWNSSKIEFGEQRAEALIRNLGDTSMKEGIDTILRELDEFLAGAPKQDDISLLGINRKSKK from the coding sequence ATGCCAAAGACAAGCTTCGATATTCTCTGGATCATTCTGTCTTCCGGACTGGTCTTTTTTATGCAGGCCGGATTTCTCTGCTTAGAGTCCGGGCTTACTCGCACCAAAAATTCCATCAATGTAGCCATTAAGAATATTACAGATTTTGGAATCGCGACCCTTGTATTTTATTCCATAGGCTTTGGGCTCATGTTCGGAGTTAGCTTTTTCGGCATAATTGGACATGACTTCTTCTTTCCGGAATTCTCGTGGGAGAAACCGGAGATCCCCGTTTTCTTTTTGTTCCAACTCATGTTCTGCGGAACAGCAGCAACTATCGTGTCCGGTGCGGTCGCAGAGAGAATGAAATTCGGAGCTTATATTATAGTTACCACAATCATCTCTTCATTGATCTATCCTGTCTTTGGACATTGGGCCTGGGGAAAGCAATTGCAGGACTGGAACCAAGTAACTGGTTGGCTTGCTCGTTTAGGCTTCGTGGATTTTGCAGGTTCAACTGCAGTACATAGCGTTGGTGGATGGGTAGGGCTATCTGCAATGATGTTGATTGGAAATCGTACAGGCAAGTATGGATGGGACGGCGAAGTTCGAAAGATCACCGGCCATAATCTTCCTTTGGCGATGCTTGGAACATTGATCCTTTGGTTCGGTTGGATCGGCTTTAATGGGGGAAGCACTCTTGCATTCACGCCTAACGTTCCTAATATTATTGTTAATACTATGTTCGCTGCTTCCGGTGGAATGGCCTCCAGCCTGATTTATGGATGGATCCGGCTGAAATATGCAGAAGCAACTCTTCCTTTGAATGGAACTCTTGCAGGACTCGTTGCGATTACTGCTCCCTGTCATGCAGTGAATTCTCTAGAAGCGATCCTGATTGGGCTTGTTGCAGGAATTTTAATGTTCGAAGCGGGAGAACAATTGGATCGTTTGAAGCTGGACGACGCTGTAGGTGCAATTCCTGTGCACTTAGTAGGCGGGATTTGGGGGACCTTGGCCGTCGGGTTTTTTGGCGATCTAAGTTTACTCGGAACAGGACTCAATCGGACAGACCAAATCTTAATACAGCTCCTTGGAATATTTTCCTGCGGACTTCTTTCTTTCGGAGTGAGCTATTCGCTTCTTGCTCTGATCAATCGCTTTTATAGACTGAGAGTCTCTCCGCAGAATGAATACCAAGGATTGAACTATACGGAACATAGAGCAACCACGGAACTCATCGATCTATTCTTGGAAATGGAATACCAGAAACAAACCGGAGATTTAAGCAAAGATCTTTCCATCGAACCATTTACGGAAGTAGGACAGATTGCGGAGAGATATAATCTTGTATTGGAAAAGATTCGGACCAATATTAAGGAAAAGGAAACATTGGCCCATGAACTGGAGCACAACTTAAGTTTGATCCAAAGCGATCTTTCTACTGCTCGCAAGATACAATCTGGAATAATCTCCCAAGAAGATAAGACTTCCGGTGAATTGGAAATTGTAGTCCGTTATCTTCCTTTAAACGAAGTAGGGGGAGATTTCTTCGATATTATGGAGCTTCGTCCCGGACTGACTCGGGTCTTTTTGGCCGATGCAACCGGTCATGGCGTCCAGGCTGCGCTTCTTACAATGGCGATCAAAGCAATTTACGAATCCTTAAAGCGGGGAATATACAGCGTCACAGAAATATTATTCCATCTGAATAATGAATTCCTGCATACATTCAAGAATTTGAATCAATTCTTTACCTGTATTGTGATCGATATCGATACGAATTTGAATTTGGTCCGTTATTCTTCTGCAGGACATATCCCTCAGTACATTCTGCAAGGAAAAGAGATCCATACTCTGGAAAAGACCGGTCGGATCATGGGAGTGATCCCAAATACGAAATACACTTCTAGTGAAATGGAATTTACTCAGGATTCCAAGATCATTCTATTTACGGATGGTCTCATCGAACAATGGAATTCTTCCAAAATAGAGTTTGGAGAACAAAGGGCAGAGGCCCTGATCCGAAATTTGGGAGACACATCCATGAAAGAGGGAATCGACACTATATTAAGAGAACTCGATGAATTTCTAGCCGGAGCTCCCAAGCAGGATGATATCTCTCTACTTGGGATCAATCGAAAATCCAAGAAATAG
- a CDS encoding helix-turn-helix transcriptional regulator: MFATNSMQTEFHSHYAATLAIALDNNICIETEKGKEDYRVALVGPNTYHRTVSPGVKMIALILDPETYEYGSIAKLGETGEVNRLEISSFLPLMERLWDLYYGNINDIQAWELQSDMLRSVYPFQKMEKNIDERILKIAHKIRSELPDSIRMRDIGKDFSISEDRLIRLFKENLGIPLRRYLLWVRTLAASKFLMEGMNITEAAHSAGFSDSAHFTRTFKENFGFVPSAFFGHLKSVEVRFCESENKVF; encoded by the coding sequence ATGTTTGCTACGAACTCCATGCAAACGGAGTTCCATTCCCACTATGCGGCTACCTTGGCAATAGCCTTAGACAATAATATTTGTATAGAAACGGAGAAGGGAAAAGAGGATTATAGAGTAGCTCTGGTCGGCCCGAACACATATCATCGCACAGTTTCTCCCGGAGTCAAAATGATCGCATTGATCCTGGATCCCGAAACTTACGAATACGGATCGATCGCAAAGTTGGGGGAGACGGGAGAGGTCAATAGACTTGAAATCTCTTCTTTTCTTCCCTTGATGGAAAGACTTTGGGATCTATATTACGGAAATATAAATGATATTCAAGCATGGGAGTTGCAATCCGACATGCTTCGATCCGTTTATCCCTTCCAAAAAATGGAAAAGAATATAGACGAAAGAATCTTGAAGATAGCACATAAGATCAGAAGCGAACTTCCGGATAGTATTCGAATGAGAGATATTGGAAAAGATTTCTCTATCTCCGAAGACAGATTGATCCGTCTTTTTAAGGAAAACCTTGGGATACCTTTGCGGAGATATTTACTCTGGGTTCGTACTTTGGCTGCGAGCAAATTCTTGATGGAGGGAATGAATATCACGGAAGCCGCACATTCTGCCGGATTCTCAGACTCTGCTCATTTCACTCGGACCTTTAAGGAAAATTTCGGCTTTGTTCCTTCCGCTTTCTTCGGACATTTGAAATCGGTTGAAGTGAGATTTTGCGAATCTGAAAACAAGGTATTCTGA
- a CDS encoding SMP-30/gluconolactonase/LRE family protein produces MKLIKNSIISFFIMVVSVYFLPSCNQGKIKIGKAYSLGETSSPILRAESKEDPFLSDLKVEMKDLPGHDDVIFDEKNKIAYASGMDGWIWKLDWADGKAIQWVRPPVNPAGMRFSDAKKDKILVCASRLGGESYEEKDRVGLYEVEIGTKKVEPLVLDVPKTEKEEFEKVYSSSERKSVSLKDLNPSNARPISLCNDIAVSDDGDRIYITEPFERENAAMGSGAVPEAIGLFPHGKLWMYDRKKETITLVLTGFTFVDGILLEEAPKGGEVSVVFTETSKFRILRAFINGSDQGRSEVLFENLPGLADGLDRDTEGRIWVGIIKRRSGLINFVHRNPWLKSFLLSLPQKILPISKRTGFLVLDPQGKKALYYSMHDGSKITDISVAVPFEGRVYFPTFDLHARGLYSLPIEDLKIKD; encoded by the coding sequence ATGAAATTAATTAAAAATTCCATAATATCATTTTTCATAATGGTCGTTTCGGTTTATTTCCTTCCCTCTTGCAATCAAGGAAAGATAAAAATCGGAAAGGCGTATTCTTTAGGAGAAACTTCTTCTCCAATCCTGAGAGCGGAATCTAAAGAGGATCCTTTCTTATCGGATCTGAAGGTAGAAATGAAAGATCTCCCAGGCCATGACGATGTGATCTTTGATGAAAAGAATAAGATTGCATACGCGTCCGGAATGGACGGGTGGATCTGGAAGTTGGACTGGGCCGATGGAAAAGCGATCCAATGGGTCCGTCCTCCGGTAAATCCTGCGGGCATGAGATTCTCTGATGCAAAGAAGGATAAGATCTTAGTTTGTGCGTCTAGGTTAGGCGGGGAAAGTTACGAAGAAAAAGATCGCGTTGGTCTCTATGAAGTGGAGATAGGAACAAAGAAGGTTGAGCCCTTGGTTTTAGATGTTCCTAAAACGGAGAAAGAAGAATTCGAAAAAGTATATTCTTCTTCTGAAAGAAAGTCTGTTTCTCTCAAGGATCTGAATCCATCTAACGCAAGACCGATTTCTCTCTGCAATGATATAGCTGTGTCGGATGACGGAGATCGTATTTATATAACCGAACCTTTTGAAAGAGAGAATGCAGCTATGGGAAGCGGCGCAGTTCCGGAAGCGATCGGACTTTTTCCTCATGGAAAATTATGGATGTACGATCGAAAGAAGGAAACCATCACATTGGTGCTGACCGGGTTTACATTCGTAGATGGCATCTTATTAGAAGAAGCTCCTAAAGGAGGAGAGGTGTCCGTAGTATTTACGGAGACATCCAAGTTCAGGATCTTACGCGCGTTTATAAACGGATCCGATCAAGGAAGATCCGAAGTGCTTTTCGAGAACTTGCCTGGACTTGCCGATGGTTTGGACAGGGATACTGAAGGAAGGATCTGGGTAGGAATCATTAAAAGAAGATCCGGGCTAATCAATTTCGTTCATAGAAATCCATGGCTGAAATCCTTTCTTCTTTCATTGCCTCAAAAGATATTACCTATCTCTAAAAGGACAGGATTTTTGGTCTTGGATCCTCAAGGAAAGAAGGCTTTGTATTACTCGATGCATGACGGATCCAAGATAACCGACATCTCGGTCGCAGTTCCGTTTGAGGGAAGAGTGTATTTTCCTACCTTCGATCTACATGCGAGAGGGTTATATTCTCTCCCGATCGAGGACTTGAAGATCAAAGATTAA